In Kitasatospora sp. NA04385, a single genomic region encodes these proteins:
- a CDS encoding glycoside hydrolase family 9 protein: MPPITPGRGLPRRAAAALTGLALIAAGVTATAIAPAAAGAATVSVAATVSAAGTVSAAGTGATTVGTPADFPVRVNQLGYLPDGPKRATVVSSATAPLTWQLRDSSGAQVATGTTTVHGADQASGQSTHLVDFGAYTGTGTGFTLTVGGLAGHPFDISASLYDGLRSDSLNFFYQQRSGIAIDAALAGGSAYARPAGHLGVAPNKGDTSVPCQAGVCDYRLDVRGGWYDAGDQGKYVVNGGIATWELVNSFERARRSGGDAALGDSTLRVPERGNGVPDVLDEARWELEFLLRMQVPDGRPMAGMAFHKIHDAQWTGLPTRPELDDQQRELHKPSTAATLNLAATAAQCARVYAPYDAAFAARCLDAARRAWTAARTNPGVLAPATDSTGGGAYEDADVSDEFYWAAAELLATTGESQYRDAVASSPLHTAPVDAFWWGGTATLGRITLATVPGVALPADDLARLRGLLTTAADGYLSTMGGQGYAVPLAPDGYVWGSNSSIANNAMVLAVAHELTGAARYRTGALEAMDYLLGRNALDRSYVSGYGERAAENEHHRFWAHQNDAALPHPPAGSFAGGPNSGLQDPVAQARLAGCAPAACYVDDIGSYSTNEVAVNWNASLAWLASFAAERPAAPATPAVQVAPAAVTVPEGGTAAVAVRLSAAPAQNVTVTVTRTSGDPDLSAAAAPLVFTPADWSTAQQVRVSAAQDADPAAGSALFTVGGPGVRSATFTATEADDDTAGPAASCAVAYKVDSSWGNGFTATVTVKNTGASTVSGWTLGWNFTGDQRITNAWNATVSQSGAAVTARDAGWNGTLAPGASAGFGFQATYSGGNAAPPRFTVNGADCA; encoded by the coding sequence GTGCCTCCGATCACCCCAGGCCGCGGGCTGCCCCGGCGCGCGGCCGCCGCACTGACCGGGCTGGCGCTGATCGCCGCCGGCGTCACCGCCACCGCGATCGCCCCGGCCGCCGCCGGCGCCGCCACCGTCAGCGTGGCCGCCACCGTCAGCGCGGCCGGCACTGTCAGCGCGGCCGGTACCGGCGCGACGACCGTCGGCACGCCCGCCGACTTCCCCGTCCGGGTCAACCAGCTCGGCTACCTCCCGGACGGCCCCAAGCGGGCCACCGTGGTCAGCTCGGCGACCGCCCCGCTCACCTGGCAGCTGCGCGACTCCTCCGGCGCGCAGGTCGCGACCGGCACCACCACCGTGCACGGCGCCGACCAGGCGTCCGGCCAGTCCACCCACCTGGTGGACTTCGGCGCGTACACCGGCACCGGCACCGGCTTCACCCTGACCGTCGGCGGCCTGGCCGGCCACCCGTTCGACATCTCGGCGTCGCTGTACGACGGGCTGCGCTCCGACAGCCTGAACTTCTTCTACCAGCAGCGCAGCGGCATCGCGATCGACGCGGCCCTCGCGGGCGGCAGCGCGTACGCCCGACCCGCCGGGCACCTGGGGGTGGCGCCGAACAAGGGCGACACCAGCGTGCCGTGCCAGGCCGGGGTGTGCGACTACCGGCTGGACGTCCGCGGCGGCTGGTACGACGCCGGGGACCAGGGCAAGTACGTGGTCAACGGCGGCATCGCGACCTGGGAGCTGGTCAACTCCTTCGAGCGGGCCCGCCGTTCGGGCGGCGACGCGGCCCTCGGCGACTCCACGCTGCGGGTGCCCGAGCGCGGCAACGGGGTGCCGGACGTGCTGGACGAGGCCCGCTGGGAGCTGGAGTTCCTGCTGCGGATGCAGGTCCCGGACGGCAGGCCGATGGCCGGGATGGCCTTCCACAAGATCCACGACGCGCAGTGGACCGGCCTGCCGACCCGTCCCGAACTCGACGACCAGCAGCGCGAGTTGCACAAGCCGTCGACCGCCGCCACGCTCAACCTGGCCGCCACCGCCGCCCAGTGCGCCCGGGTCTACGCCCCGTACGACGCCGCCTTCGCCGCCCGCTGCCTGGACGCGGCCCGCCGCGCCTGGACGGCCGCCCGGACCAACCCGGGCGTGCTCGCCCCGGCCACCGACAGCACCGGCGGCGGCGCCTACGAGGACGCCGACGTCTCCGACGAGTTCTACTGGGCGGCGGCCGAACTCCTCGCCACCACCGGCGAGTCGCAGTACCGGGACGCGGTCGCCTCCTCGCCGCTGCACACCGCGCCGGTGGACGCCTTCTGGTGGGGCGGCACCGCGACGCTCGGCCGGATCACCCTGGCCACCGTGCCCGGGGTGGCACTGCCCGCCGACGACCTGGCCCGGCTGCGCGGCCTGCTGACCACGGCGGCCGACGGCTACCTGTCCACCATGGGCGGCCAGGGCTACGCGGTGCCGCTCGCCCCCGACGGCTACGTGTGGGGCTCCAACAGCTCGATCGCCAACAACGCGATGGTGCTGGCCGTCGCCCACGAGCTGACCGGCGCCGCCCGCTACCGCACCGGCGCACTGGAGGCGATGGACTACCTGCTGGGCCGCAACGCCCTGGACCGCTCCTACGTGAGCGGCTACGGCGAGCGCGCCGCGGAGAACGAGCACCACCGCTTCTGGGCGCACCAGAACGACGCCGCGCTCCCGCACCCGCCGGCCGGCTCCTTCGCGGGCGGCCCGAACTCCGGCCTCCAGGACCCGGTCGCCCAGGCCCGGCTGGCGGGCTGCGCGCCGGCGGCCTGCTACGTCGACGACATCGGCTCGTACTCGACCAACGAGGTGGCGGTCAACTGGAACGCCTCGCTGGCCTGGCTGGCCTCCTTCGCCGCCGAGCGGCCCGCGGCCCCGGCGACGCCCGCCGTGCAGGTGGCCCCGGCGGCGGTGACCGTCCCCGAGGGCGGCACGGCGGCGGTCGCGGTGCGGCTCTCGGCCGCGCCCGCCCAGAACGTGACGGTGACGGTCACCCGCACCTCGGGCGACCCCGACCTGTCGGCGGCGGCCGCCCCGCTGGTCTTCACCCCCGCCGACTGGTCCACCGCGCAGCAGGTCCGGGTCTCCGCGGCGCAGGACGCGGACCCGGCGGCGGGCAGCGCGCTCTTCACGGTCGGCGGCCCCGGCGTCCGGTCGGCGACCTTCACGGCGACCGAGGCGGACGACGACACCGCGGGGCCCGCGGCGTCCTGCGCGGTGGCGTACAAGGTGGACAGCTCCTGGGGCAACGGGTTCACCGCGACGGTGACGGTGAAGAACACCGGCGCCTCGACCGTCTCCGGCTGGACGCTCGGCTGGAACTTCACCGGCGACCAGCGGATCACCAACGCGTGGAACGCGACGGTCTCCCAGAGCGGCGCCGCCGTGACCGCGCGGGACGCCGGGTGGAACGGCACCCTGGCGCCCGGCGCGAGCGCGGGCTTCGGCTTCCAGGCGACGTACTCCGGCGGCAACGCGGCACCGCCCCGGTTCACCGTGAACGGCGCCGACTGCGCCTGA
- a CDS encoding TIM44-like domain-containing protein, producing the protein MLSSPTVAQARGGGGSHGFGGSSGGGGGSHGGGGFHGSTGVGFGYGVGAGGSGFLALLVIVAVIVLVLWLRQRRRKAKQSADLNTVSDRTAHRADEQARERAVRIGARVDALAETDPSFERTALEQRAVWLYTTAQQAWTRNDHATLQRIMSPVLYGKWADGLRDYESRGEVNVVEILSGPTVELVDLANRAGETNDTVTFRITATLNDYVRRSHGADATRKDGSTRPVEYWTLRKDRAGEWIVSSVEQAAEGAHHLTNAIETDGWDQKEVAREAVLEVAGRTAVKGAHDILSLTNISWSTDADAAVGDLSVLDGRFDRAVLEVAVERFLEEWVMNDGSLDFTSVRTVDRTVMRDALVRSVTVRSLVSREPIVFRVAVDAEGVYYEVDRRTEQVLRGDARERRPITFAFDLRLDDTSTGTWTVVAADVE; encoded by the coding sequence GTGCTGAGCAGTCCGACCGTCGCGCAGGCCCGTGGCGGGGGCGGTAGCCACGGGTTCGGCGGCAGCAGCGGTGGTGGTGGGGGCAGCCACGGCGGCGGCGGCTTCCACGGGTCGACCGGGGTCGGCTTCGGCTACGGCGTCGGGGCCGGCGGCAGCGGGTTCCTCGCGCTGCTGGTGATCGTGGCCGTCATCGTCCTGGTCCTGTGGCTCAGGCAGCGGCGCCGGAAGGCGAAGCAGTCCGCCGACCTGAACACGGTCTCGGACCGCACGGCGCACCGCGCCGACGAGCAGGCCCGCGAGCGCGCCGTCCGGATCGGGGCCCGGGTCGACGCCCTCGCCGAAACCGACCCGAGCTTCGAGCGCACCGCGCTGGAGCAGCGGGCGGTCTGGCTGTACACCACCGCCCAGCAGGCCTGGACCCGCAACGACCACGCCACGCTGCAGCGGATCATGTCCCCCGTGCTCTACGGCAAGTGGGCCGACGGGCTGCGCGACTACGAGTCGCGCGGCGAGGTCAACGTGGTGGAGATCCTCTCCGGCCCGACGGTCGAGCTGGTCGACCTCGCGAACCGCGCGGGCGAGACCAACGACACCGTCACCTTCCGGATCACCGCGACGCTCAACGACTACGTGCGCCGCAGCCACGGCGCGGACGCCACGCGCAAGGACGGCTCGACCCGCCCGGTCGAGTACTGGACGCTGCGCAAGGACCGGGCCGGCGAGTGGATCGTGTCCTCGGTGGAGCAGGCGGCCGAGGGCGCGCACCACCTGACCAACGCCATCGAGACCGACGGCTGGGACCAGAAGGAGGTCGCCCGCGAGGCGGTGCTGGAGGTGGCCGGGAGGACCGCGGTCAAGGGCGCGCACGACATCCTGTCGCTCACCAACATCTCCTGGAGCACCGACGCCGACGCGGCCGTCGGCGACCTGAGCGTGCTCGACGGCCGGTTCGACCGGGCGGTCCTGGAGGTCGCCGTCGAGCGGTTCCTCGAGGAGTGGGTCATGAACGACGGCAGCCTGGACTTCACGTCCGTGCGCACGGTCGACCGGACGGTCATGCGCGACGCCCTCGTCAGGTCGGTCACGGTGCGCTCGCTGGTCTCGCGCGAGCCGATCGTCTTCCGGGTCGCGGTCGACGCGGAGGGCGTCTACTACGAGGTCGACCGGCGCACCGAGCAGGTGCTCCGCGGCGACGCCCGCGAGCGCAGGCCGATCACCTTCGCGTTCGACCTGCGGCTGGACGACACCTCGACCGGGACCTGGACCGTGGTCGCCGCCGACGTGGAGTAG
- a CDS encoding aromatic acid exporter family protein, with product MTAPGPASWRRRAADGRRAARDALRHPVRAARPHRESVAQTVRVAVACALAWEAAVLLLGEDEQPVLAPLAALLTVQLTVFRTLAQGLRQIGGVMLGALAALGLLRLAGAGFASIGLAVAVCLALGKLLRLGEQATEVPVTVLLVLSTGAPYAPVRIGDTLVGVASGVLVNLVAAPPTYVGHAAHRTARVAHRLADIAHDTARGLHEGWDERASDGWLRRVEAAARELDQARRVAVQAEEGIRLNPRRLRQGADPAVALGPLGEGLTCLGHVCDQLGSVLRGLDDLARGERRFPDGEQARAEARARVRPLGDVLEAVGDALDVLARIQRDHVREPGHTEDLTAALERGRDHHAAAAETLRRTDRGPAVWSLHGSIVDETQQILHELDPRHGPHPAALHPRPLRLPAPRRTPSEG from the coding sequence GTGACCGCCCCCGGCCCGGCGTCGTGGCGCCGCCGGGCGGCCGACGGCCGGCGGGCCGCCCGGGACGCGCTGCGCCACCCCGTGCGCGCGGCCCGCCCGCACCGCGAGTCGGTCGCGCAGACCGTCCGGGTGGCGGTGGCCTGCGCACTGGCCTGGGAGGCCGCGGTGCTGCTGCTGGGCGAGGACGAACAGCCCGTCCTCGCCCCGCTGGCGGCGCTGCTGACCGTCCAGCTCACGGTGTTCCGCACGCTGGCCCAGGGCCTGCGGCAGATCGGCGGCGTCATGCTCGGGGCCCTGGCCGCCCTCGGCCTGCTGCGCCTGGCCGGGGCGGGCTTCGCCAGCATCGGCCTCGCCGTCGCCGTCTGCCTGGCCCTGGGGAAGCTGCTGCGCCTGGGTGAGCAGGCCACCGAGGTGCCGGTCACCGTCCTGCTCGTCCTCAGCACCGGCGCGCCGTACGCTCCCGTCCGGATCGGGGACACCCTGGTCGGCGTCGCCTCCGGGGTGCTGGTCAACCTGGTCGCCGCGCCCCCCACGTACGTCGGCCACGCCGCGCACCGGACCGCCCGGGTCGCGCACCGCCTCGCCGACATCGCCCACGACACCGCCCGCGGCCTGCACGAGGGTTGGGACGAACGGGCCTCCGACGGCTGGCTGCGCCGGGTGGAGGCGGCCGCCCGCGAACTCGACCAGGCGCGCCGGGTGGCCGTCCAGGCCGAGGAGGGCATCCGGCTCAACCCCCGGCGGCTGCGGCAGGGCGCCGATCCGGCGGTCGCGCTCGGCCCGCTGGGCGAGGGGCTCACCTGCCTCGGCCACGTCTGCGACCAGCTCGGATCGGTGCTCCGCGGCCTCGACGACCTGGCCCGCGGCGAGCGCCGGTTCCCGGACGGGGAGCAGGCCCGCGCCGAGGCCCGCGCCCGGGTGCGGCCGCTCGGCGACGTCCTGGAGGCGGTCGGCGACGCGCTCGACGTGCTCGCCCGCATCCAGCGCGACCACGTCCGCGAGCCGGGGCACACCGAGGACCTGACGGCGGCCCTGGAACGCGGCCGCGACCACCACGCCGCGGCCGCCGAGACGCTCCGCCGCACCGACCGGGGCCCGGCCGTCTGGTCCCTGCACGGTTCGATCGTGGACGAGACCCAGCAGATCCTGCACGAGCTCGACCCCCGCCACGGCCCCCACCCGGCCGCCCTGCACCCCCGGCCGCTCCGGCTCCCGGCCCCGCGCCGGACCCCGTCCGAGGGCTGA
- the mscL gene encoding large conductance mechanosensitive channel protein MscL — MKGFRGFVLRGNVVDLAVGVVIGAAFSGVVTALVRAFLTPLVGLATGAVGDFSRRTVSIHHVEFPYGGFIDAVITLLLTALVLYFVVVLPFNKLHERFAPHQDVQAPKRDCPECLSAIPARAIRCAFCTAELAPMPDLP; from the coding sequence GTGAAGGGTTTCCGTGGCTTCGTCCTACGGGGCAACGTCGTCGACCTGGCCGTGGGCGTGGTGATCGGAGCGGCGTTCTCCGGCGTGGTCACCGCCCTGGTCCGCGCCTTCCTCACCCCGCTGGTCGGCCTCGCCACCGGCGCGGTGGGCGACTTCAGCCGCCGGACCGTCAGCATCCACCACGTGGAGTTCCCGTACGGCGGCTTCATCGACGCCGTGATCACCCTCCTGCTCACCGCGCTGGTGCTCTACTTCGTGGTCGTGCTGCCGTTCAACAAGCTGCACGAGCGCTTCGCCCCGCACCAGGACGTCCAGGCGCCCAAGCGGGACTGCCCCGAGTGCCTGTCCGCGATCCCCGCCCGGGCGATCCGGTGCGCCTTCTGCACCGCCGAGCTCGCCCCGATGCCCGACCTGCCGTGA
- a CDS encoding DUF4190 domain-containing protein encodes MDTRGTTTAERNTPATATATAVLGALGLFTSPAVVGGLLGAAGLVTGAVALHASRRSASGRTAPGRRRALVGLALSLAAVAVSVLAAVLLAWYADHTQECYRPDGLHQYVDCVRRNLSTQ; translated from the coding sequence ATGGACACCCGAGGAACCACCACGGCAGAACGCAACACCCCGGCGACGGCGACGGCGACCGCGGTCCTGGGCGCGCTGGGCCTGTTCACCTCCCCCGCCGTCGTCGGCGGCCTGCTCGGCGCCGCCGGCCTGGTCACCGGAGCCGTCGCCCTGCACGCCTCCCGCCGCAGCGCCTCCGGCCGCACCGCCCCCGGCCGCCGCCGCGCCCTCGTCGGCCTGGCCCTCTCCCTCGCCGCCGTCGCGGTGTCCGTCCTGGCCGCCGTCCTGCTCGCCTGGTACGCCGACCACACCCAGGAGTGCTACCGCCCCGACGGCCTCCACCAGTACGTCGACTGCGTCCGGCGGAACCTCTCCACGCAGTGA
- a CDS encoding sensor histidine kinase, translated as MTWAIGPFLRGSTYTGALFAFLGAAASLLLLPFAVLPALLWESGPYGARAALVAALWAGLVALVGTARSTRRVLVAAARRMLDVPLPAPAAPVGASEASGASGASGAFVADRRRTGLWLLLHVAAGWAAGLTANLLLAALALPGRWLGGELELSFSGRTVRSGDGWASWAAALGCVLLAVLVCAAVSSVLRRLAPRLLGPSPAERLALAVARERRLAERNRLATELHDSIGHTLTAATIQAAVAGEVLTGDPVAARAALRSIEESTRAALEDLDHVLGVLREEAAGTAPARTLADLPDLLERLRHAGTEVEAELTDDLAGVPGAVSRAAYRILQEGATNALRHGADGPVRVTAVLSAAGLELAVANRTGRDRGGRSAGFPSSGHGLPGLAERVRLLDGEFRAGPDGADHWVLAARLPVRTSG; from the coding sequence ATGACCTGGGCTATCGGGCCGTTCCTGCGCGGCTCCACGTACACGGGCGCGCTGTTCGCGTTCCTCGGCGCGGCGGCCAGCCTGCTGCTGCTGCCGTTCGCGGTGCTGCCCGCGCTGCTGTGGGAGTCCGGGCCGTACGGGGCGCGGGCCGCGCTGGTGGCGGCTCTGTGGGCGGGGCTGGTGGCGCTGGTCGGGACGGCCCGGAGCACTCGGCGGGTGCTGGTGGCGGCGGCCCGCCGGATGCTGGACGTACCGCTGCCCGCACCGGCTGCACCGGTCGGGGCCTCCGAGGCCTCCGGGGCCTCCGGGGCCTCCGGGGCGTTCGTCGCGGACCGGCGGCGGACCGGGCTGTGGCTGCTGCTGCACGTCGCCGCGGGCTGGGCCGCCGGGCTGACGGCCAATCTGCTGCTGGCGGCGCTGGCCCTGCCGGGGCGCTGGCTCGGCGGGGAGCTGGAACTGTCGTTCTCCGGCCGGACGGTGCGGTCCGGGGACGGCTGGGCGAGCTGGGCGGCGGCCCTGGGGTGCGTGCTGCTGGCCGTGCTGGTGTGCGCGGCGGTGTCGAGCGTGCTGCGCCGACTGGCGCCGCGGCTGCTGGGCCCCTCCCCCGCCGAGCGGCTCGCGCTGGCGGTGGCGCGGGAACGGCGGCTGGCCGAACGCAACCGGCTGGCCACGGAGTTGCACGACTCGATCGGGCACACCCTGACGGCGGCCACCATCCAGGCGGCGGTGGCCGGCGAGGTGCTCACCGGTGACCCGGTGGCCGCCCGGGCCGCGCTGCGCAGCATCGAGGAGTCGACCCGGGCCGCGCTGGAGGACCTCGACCACGTACTGGGCGTGCTGCGCGAGGAGGCCGCGGGGACGGCGCCCGCCCGGACGCTGGCCGACCTGCCCGACCTGCTGGAGCGGCTGCGGCACGCGGGCACGGAGGTCGAGGCGGAGCTGACGGACGACCTGGCGGGCGTGCCGGGGGCGGTGTCGCGGGCGGCCTACCGGATCCTCCAGGAGGGGGCGACCAACGCGCTGCGGCACGGCGCGGACGGCCCGGTCCGCGTCACAGCGGTGCTCTCGGCCGCCGGGCTGGAGCTGGCCGTGGCCAACCGGACCGGCCGGGACCGGGGCGGGCGGTCGGCGGGCTTCCCGAGCTCCGGCCACGGGCTGCCGGGCCTGGCCGAACGGGTGCGCCTGCTGGACGGCGAGTTCCGGGCCGGGCCCGACGGCGCCGACCACTGGGTCCTGGCGGCCCGCCTCCCCGTCCGGACGTCCGGGTGA
- a CDS encoding response regulator transcription factor, which yields MLIADDDAVTRSGLRVLLAAQPGISVVGEAADGLEAVERARLLRPDVVLMDVRMPRCDGIEATRRILAEVPDPPKVMVITTFENDGHVTAALSAGAAGFVLKRLPVPRIARAVRTVAAGEEVLFPADLRRMVTARPLDSGRALPEAGLTPREEAVLRLMATGRSNPDIARALTVSPETVKTHVGNVLTKLGAQNRTHAVVIAYESGLVVPGLPG from the coding sequence CTGCTGATCGCCGACGACGACGCGGTGACCCGCAGCGGCCTGCGCGTCCTGCTCGCGGCGCAGCCCGGGATCAGCGTGGTCGGCGAGGCCGCCGACGGCCTGGAGGCGGTCGAACGGGCCCGGCTGCTGCGGCCGGACGTGGTGCTGATGGACGTGCGGATGCCGCGCTGCGACGGCATCGAGGCGACCCGGCGGATCCTCGCGGAAGTGCCGGACCCGCCCAAGGTCATGGTGATCACCACGTTCGAGAACGACGGCCACGTCACCGCCGCGCTGAGTGCCGGAGCCGCCGGGTTCGTCCTCAAGCGGCTGCCGGTGCCGCGGATCGCCCGGGCGGTGCGGACCGTCGCGGCGGGCGAGGAGGTCCTGTTCCCGGCCGACCTGCGCCGGATGGTCACCGCCCGCCCGCTGGACTCCGGGCGGGCCCTGCCGGAGGCCGGTCTGACGCCCCGGGAGGAGGCCGTGCTCCGGCTGATGGCCACCGGGCGCTCCAACCCGGACATCGCCCGCGCGCTCACCGTCAGCCCGGAGACGGTCAAGACCCACGTCGGGAACGTGCTGACCAAGCTCGGCGCGCAGAACCGCACCCACGCCGTGGTGATCGCCTACGAATCGGGCCTGGTCGTCCCGGGCCTGCCCGGCTGA
- a CDS encoding tetratricopeptide repeat protein, with amino-acid sequence MIDPLSVTAVTGVLGAVGSAVAGEAGKWAWESVGNLAQRVTGRQVAAPAGAEEREAVARLLVEGARNDPAQARALAAWMSGLAGGAPGPADAVPRLLPASTRYFTDRKGPLAELDKEAGRKADGSPRQVLLHGPDGIGTSAVAIHWGAREAHRFPDGQLYADLRAAGPGGVLDPTTVLRRFLRRLGVPADHLPATVEDRAELFAALLATRRLLVVLDHAHSAAQLRPLLTAAPGVLTLITARRPLAGLDALNVAVGPLADKDARRLLTDLAGKHAVTAAKAALPGVLERCAGSPFALRAAAPVLGDLAPRALTDRPGADPLEAATADRYARLAPNAALVYRRCALRPWPAIDARAAAAATGLAEAEAAEALDELAAAALLETALDGRYRYRPAVRRHAEAAAVREDGLAACATAVHRTVAHHLRLAVGADHAALPQRWHLGPLYAEIGPDGYPDEAAALAVLGAELPNLVEAVAAAEEFAAPGTVCQLVEALWALQLKAGRHDELLPALRAGARAALAPGTGARTAARMHVQLSFALAELQEYDEAEQHLLLAADAEQRDGHLRGQATAVETLGLLRLRQWRYADALECFERAVGLLDGIGDADSGQGDLPRARALLGRHRGRALRGLGRFAEAATSIETAVAFFRGTGEAYNLARALTDLVQTLIDQGRGPDALPLLDEAAVLLERGGATFHLVPIGVLRDLCVNRPE; translated from the coding sequence ATGATCGATCCGCTGTCGGTCACGGCGGTCACGGGGGTGCTGGGCGCGGTCGGCTCGGCGGTGGCGGGGGAGGCCGGGAAGTGGGCGTGGGAGTCGGTCGGGAACCTCGCGCAGCGGGTGACCGGGCGCCAGGTCGCCGCCCCGGCCGGGGCGGAGGAGCGGGAGGCCGTCGCCCGGCTGCTGGTCGAGGGGGCGCGCAACGACCCGGCGCAGGCCCGGGCGCTGGCCGCCTGGATGAGCGGCCTGGCCGGCGGCGCCCCGGGCCCGGCGGACGCGGTGCCGCGGCTGCTGCCCGCCTCCACCCGGTACTTCACCGACCGCAAGGGGCCGCTCGCCGAACTCGACAAGGAGGCCGGGCGCAAGGCGGACGGCAGCCCGCGCCAGGTGCTGCTGCACGGCCCGGACGGCATCGGCACCAGCGCGGTGGCCATCCACTGGGGCGCCCGCGAGGCGCACCGCTTTCCCGACGGCCAGCTGTACGCCGACCTGCGCGCGGCCGGGCCGGGCGGCGTGCTGGACCCGACGACCGTGCTGCGCCGCTTCCTGCGGCGGCTCGGCGTCCCCGCCGACCACCTGCCCGCCACCGTCGAGGACCGCGCCGAACTGTTCGCCGCGCTGCTCGCCACCCGCCGCCTGCTGGTCGTCCTCGACCACGCCCACTCCGCCGCCCAGCTCCGCCCGCTGCTCACCGCCGCCCCCGGCGTGCTCACCCTGATCACCGCCCGCCGCCCGCTGGCCGGCCTCGACGCGCTGAACGTCGCCGTCGGCCCGCTCGCCGACAAGGACGCCCGCCGCCTGCTCACCGACCTCGCGGGCAAGCACGCCGTCACCGCCGCCAAGGCCGCCCTGCCCGGCGTCCTGGAGCGCTGCGCCGGGTCCCCGTTCGCGCTGCGCGCCGCCGCCCCCGTGCTGGGCGACCTCGCCCCCCGGGCGCTCACCGACCGGCCGGGCGCCGATCCGCTGGAGGCCGCGACCGCCGACCGCTACGCCCGGCTCGCCCCGAACGCGGCGCTGGTGTACCGGCGTTGCGCACTGCGGCCCTGGCCCGCGATCGACGCCCGGGCCGCCGCTGCCGCCACCGGGCTGGCCGAGGCGGAGGCGGCCGAGGCGCTCGACGAACTCGCCGCCGCCGCCCTGCTGGAGACCGCGCTCGACGGCCGGTACCGCTACCGCCCGGCCGTCCGCCGGCACGCCGAGGCCGCGGCGGTGCGCGAGGACGGCCTCGCGGCCTGCGCCACCGCCGTGCACCGCACCGTCGCGCACCACCTGCGGCTGGCCGTCGGCGCCGACCACGCGGCGCTCCCGCAGCGCTGGCACCTCGGGCCGCTGTACGCGGAGATCGGCCCCGACGGGTACCCCGACGAGGCCGCCGCGCTGGCCGTGCTCGGCGCCGAACTGCCCAACCTGGTCGAGGCGGTGGCCGCCGCCGAGGAGTTCGCCGCCCCCGGGACGGTCTGCCAACTGGTCGAGGCGCTGTGGGCGTTGCAGCTGAAGGCCGGGCGGCACGACGAACTGCTGCCCGCGCTGCGGGCCGGTGCCCGGGCCGCGCTCGCCCCGGGCACCGGCGCCCGGACGGCCGCCCGGATGCACGTCCAACTCTCCTTCGCGCTCGCCGAGTTGCAGGAGTACGACGAGGCCGAGCAGCACCTGCTGCTCGCCGCCGACGCCGAGCAGCGGGACGGCCACCTGCGCGGACAGGCCACCGCCGTCGAGACGCTCGGCCTGCTGCGGCTGCGCCAGTGGCGCTACGCCGACGCGCTGGAGTGCTTCGAACGGGCCGTCGGACTGCTCGACGGCATCGGGGACGCGGACAGCGGGCAGGGCGACCTGCCCCGGGCGCGCGCCCTGCTCGGCCGCCACCGGGGGCGGGCGCTGCGCGGGCTGGGCCGGTTCGCGGAGGCCGCGACCTCGATCGAGACGGCGGTGGCGTTCTTCCGGGGCACCGGCGAGGCGTACAACCTCGCCCGGGCGCTGACCGACCTGGTACAGACCCTGATCGACCAGGGCCGCGGGCCGGACGCGCTGCCGCTGCTGGACGAGGCGGCCGTGCTGCTGGAGCGCGGCGGCGCGACCTTCCACCTGGTGCCGATCGGGGTGCTGCGCGACCTGTGCGTCAACCGGCCGGAGTGA
- a CDS encoding DUF6461 domain-containing protein, with translation MDIQDDRFDWIDEEEGFYSVFTLVEGVAEDEVIRRFGGDPGNTRLLVTDEIYDLQPSHQDHRGHVGVGTVGGVVFALEVVGSTGAVPGVLRDLSRGGRCFGFLLDINGDDSAHYAVDGDLVVHEEPYGPVTPLREGDARWNPVWCTGLIDVEDPTEFWGPKLFLLAERVMGVTVERSWFSRPLRTAEIPYSGIFMNTPAWDIP, from the coding sequence ATGGACATTCAGGACGACCGGTTCGACTGGATCGACGAAGAGGAAGGGTTCTACTCGGTCTTCACACTCGTCGAGGGTGTTGCCGAAGACGAGGTGATCCGGCGGTTCGGAGGCGACCCCGGGAACACGCGCCTTCTGGTGACTGACGAGATCTACGATCTTCAACCGAGCCATCAAGACCACCGTGGTCATGTGGGGGTCGGCACCGTGGGCGGGGTGGTCTTCGCTCTGGAGGTCGTCGGCTCGACCGGAGCGGTGCCCGGTGTTCTGCGTGACCTGTCTCGCGGGGGCAGGTGTTTCGGGTTCCTGCTCGACATCAATGGCGACGACTCCGCGCACTACGCGGTCGACGGCGACCTTGTCGTCCACGAGGAACCCTACGGACCTGTCACGCCGCTGAGGGAAGGCGACGCCCGTTGGAATCCCGTCTGGTGCACCGGCTTGATCGATGTCGAGGACCCCACCGAGTTCTGGGGGCCGAAGCTGTTCCTCCTGGCCGAGCGGGTGATGGGCGTGACCGTCGAACGGTCGTGGTTCAGCCGACCGCTGAGAACCGCGGAGATCCCCTACTCCGGGATCTTCATGAACACCCCCGCATGGGACATCCCGTGA